CTCGGGTCTGTTCGACAATTGCGTCGGGCAGGGCAGGGGGTTCGCTTTGCTTGTCCCAGTCGGTCGAATCGAGCCAGTCGCGGACGAATTGCTTGTCGAACGAAGGGGGGACGACGCCGGGCTTGTAGGCGTCGAGCGGCCAGTAGCGAGAGCTGTCGGGCGTGAGCACCTCGTCGATGAGAATGAGTTCGCCGCTGGAGGTGTCGCGGCCGAACTCGAACTTGGTGTCGGCGAGGATCAGGTTGGTGGAGGCGGCGTGTTCGGCCGCCTGGCGGTAGATCTGAACGCTGAGGTCGCGGAGTGTTTCCGCGAGTTCGGGGCCGAGGTCGGTTGAGAGTTCTTCGAAGCTGACGTTCTCGTCGTGCCCCTCGTCGGCCTTGGTGGCGGGGGTGAACAGCGGGGGGTCGAGCTTGGCGGCCTCGACAAGGCTGGTGGGCAGGCGCTCGCCGCAGACGGTCCCTTTGGTCCGGTACTCGCGCCAGGCGCTGCCAAAGAGGTAGCCCCGAACGACGCACTCGAAGGGGATGACCTCGGCCTTGCGGACGAGCATGACCCGGCCGTCGAGCTGGGCGCGGTCGTCGGCCGAGAGGTCGAGCCCGGCGGCGTCGAGATCGGTCGAGATGAAGTGATGGGGCGTGTTGAGCCGACCGAACCAGAAGACGGAGAGGCCGGTCAAGATGCGGCCTTTGTCGGGAATTCCGTTCGGCAAGACCCAGTCGTACGCACTGATGCGGTCGGTCGCGACGATCAAGAGACGATCGCCCAGGTCGTACACGTCGCGGACCTTCCCCGATCGCTTCGGGAGACCCGCGAGATTCGTTTCGAGCAAAGCCGACACGTCAACACACTCCCTATCCGTCTCGATGGCGCATGGAGCAGAACTGGACGATCCACCTTATCGGATCGGCGCACTCCTCGACAACCCGAGCAGTTCGGCCCACCCGGGCAGGGCCGGGCTCACGAGGTTTGACCCGCCATCGCCGGTACGATAGCCTGGAACATCGGTTGAACCGTCACCCGTGCGCCGAGTGGACGCTCCCCCCGACGTTGTCCTGATCCGGAGTTGAGGTCTCTGCCATGTATCGGCTCGATGCTCGCAAACCGGCCCATTTCTGCGACGGACTGACCCGTCGGGATTTCTTGCATGCCGGCTCACTCGCAACCCTGGGGCTCTCCCTGCCCGGCCTGCATGCGCTGGAGGCCCAGGGGGCCGTCAAGCGCGACCAGGACATGAACTGCATCATGCTGTTTCTGGTTGGCGGGCCAAGCCAGCATGACACCTGGGACATGAAGCCCGATGCGCCGAGCGAGATTCGAGGCCCCTTCCGGCCGATCGACACGAACGTGCCGGGCATCCAGATCAGTGAGATCTTCCCGAAGCTGGCCGCCAACATGGACAAGGTGGCCCTTGTCCGGTCGGTCTATCACACGGCGACCGCCGTGCACGACACCGGCCACCAGATGATGCAGACCGGCCGACTCTTCGGCAACGGAGCGATCAAGTACCCGCACATGGGCTCGGTCCTTTCGTACCTGAAAGGCCCCCGAGGAGACGTGCCGCCGCACGTCTTGCTGCCCCGGCCGATCGGCAACACCGGCGGCAACATGCCGCACGGGCAAGACGCCGGATTCCTGGGCAAGAGCTACGATCCGTTCGTACTCGGCGCCGATCCGAACGCCCCGGACTTCAAGGTGCCCGACCTCTTGCCGCCGGAGTACGTAACGCAGGTCCGGGAATCGCGTCGCCGTTCCTTCCGCAACGCCATTGACGGCGCGGTCCGGGACTTCGAAGCGTCGGAAGACGCCCGGTTGCTCGACGAGAACTTCCAGCGCGCCTACGGCTTGATGTCGAGTGCCGAGGCCCGCGAAGCTTTCGCCCTCGACGCCGAGCCCGAGGACCTTCGCAACCGATACGGCCGAACCCGGTTCGGCCAGAGCTGCCTGATGGCCCGCCGCCTGGTCGAGCGTGGCGTGCGGTTCGTCACGGTGAACATGTTCGAAACGGTCTTCAATGAGGTGACCTGGGACATCCACGGCTCGTCGCCGTTCAGCGCGATCGAGTCGTACCAGAACGAGATCGGGCCGAATTTCGACACCGCGTATACCGCCTTGCTCACCGACCTTTATGAGCGAGGAATGCTAGAAAACACGATGATCCTGGCGTTCGGCGAGTTCGGCCGGACCCCGAAGATCAACCCCGCGGGCGGTCGAGATCACCACCCGGCCTGCTGGACCGTCTTGTTTGCCGGTGGCCCGATCCAAGGCGGCAACGTGGTGGGAGCGTCGGACGAAATCGGCCACTCGCCGAAAGATCGGCCCGTTTCCACGGCCGAGATCGCCGCGACCGTCTATCATGGTCTTGGGATCGACCTCGACACGGAACTGCCCGGCCCTCAAGGGCGACCGCTCCGGGTGGTTGATCACGGTGTCGAGCCGATTCACCCCTTGTTCTGATCAACCCGATTGACTTGAGGACGTGATCGGCGGGCCCGAAACCTCCCCCCCCCAGGGCCCGCCGACCTCGACCGAGCGAACACAACCCGTACATGAGCCGACCCGTGCCTTCTTCCCATGACCGGGCCGTTGCCTCCGCGTTCGATGCTCAGGCGGATCAGTTTGAACGGGCTCCCGTGCAGACCGATCCCGCCGCGCTTGCCCGGCTGCTTGAGGTGGCCGATCTGGAACCCGAAAGCCTGGTGCTCGACGTCGGCTGCGGCCCCGGTCTGGTGGCCGAGGCGTTGCTCGAAGCCGGGCACAGCGTGGTCGGCATTGACCTGTCAACCGAGATGATCGCCCGCGCCCGCCGTCGTTGCGAACGATTTGGGGATCGGGTGGTCTTCCTCGTGGGGTCGCTCCAGGACCCTCAGCCAGCCGAGTTCGCCCCGTTCGACGCCTGCCTCTCGCGCTACGTCTTGCATCATATTCATGATCCGATGCTGTTTGTCGCTCGGCAGGCGGCGTTGCTTCGCTCCGGTGGGGTGCTGGTCCTGAGCGATCAAACCACTGATCCGTCTCCGGAGTCGAGGTCGTGGCACCAGGGGGTCGAGCGGCTTCGAGACCATTCGCATACCTCCCACGCCACTCCGGGAGAACTGGCCGACCTGCTGACCGTTTCGGGCATGGAGTCGGTCCACATGCAGGAAGAAACGTTCGTGCTCGACTTCGACGAGTGGTTCGACCGCGGATCGCCTCAGCGGGAGAAGGCGTTCGTCCGTCACGTGGTCCTGTCCGGCCCGCCGACTCACGGCTTCCGTCCCCAGGAACAGACCGACGGTCGCATTCGGATCGAGTGCTGGCGCGCCACGGCCCGAGGCGTCAAGAGCGGCCGATAAATTGATGTGTTTTCGAAGCGAACCGACCCTCCTGGCTTGCCCCCTTTGACGAGACAACCGCATGAGCAACCCTCGACGATTCGGGACGGCTCTGGCTTCGATCCTGGTTTGTTGTGTCACCACCGCCGGGGCAGACGACGCGGTGACGCTCGTGCCCTCGACGTTGACGCTTGACGGGCCGAAGGCATCGCAGCGGGTGATCGTCGAGCGATGGAATGCGCACGGTGTGGCCATCGGCGAGCCGACCGAGGCGGTGTCGTTTGCCATCAGCAACCCGAACATTGCCACCGTCTCGGCCGACGGAACGGTGGTGCCGGTCGCCGACGGTGTGACCACGCTGACGGCGAGCCTGGGGGATCAGACGATCTCGGCTCCGGTGCAGGTTCGCAACGCAGGCCGAGACGAACCCTGGAGCTTTCGCAATCATGTCTTGCCCGTGCTAACCAAGGCGGGCTGCAATCAGGGGTCGTGCCACGGAGCGGCGGCCGGGAAGAACGGTCTGCGGCTCACCTT
The window above is part of the Tautonia marina genome. Proteins encoded here:
- a CDS encoding phosphoribosylaminoimidazolesuccinocarboxamide synthase: MSALLETNLAGLPKRSGKVRDVYDLGDRLLIVATDRISAYDWVLPNGIPDKGRILTGLSVFWFGRLNTPHHFISTDLDAAGLDLSADDRAQLDGRVMLVRKAEVIPFECVVRGYLFGSAWREYRTKGTVCGERLPTSLVEAAKLDPPLFTPATKADEGHDENVSFEELSTDLGPELAETLRDLSVQIYRQAAEHAASTNLILADTKFEFGRDTSSGELILIDEVLTPDSSRYWPLDAYKPGVVPPSFDKQFVRDWLDSTDWDKQSEPPALPDAIVEQTRAKYIQAFELLTGQSFPKR
- a CDS encoding DUF1501 domain-containing protein, with product MYRLDARKPAHFCDGLTRRDFLHAGSLATLGLSLPGLHALEAQGAVKRDQDMNCIMLFLVGGPSQHDTWDMKPDAPSEIRGPFRPIDTNVPGIQISEIFPKLAANMDKVALVRSVYHTATAVHDTGHQMMQTGRLFGNGAIKYPHMGSVLSYLKGPRGDVPPHVLLPRPIGNTGGNMPHGQDAGFLGKSYDPFVLGADPNAPDFKVPDLLPPEYVTQVRESRRRSFRNAIDGAVRDFEASEDARLLDENFQRAYGLMSSAEAREAFALDAEPEDLRNRYGRTRFGQSCLMARRLVERGVRFVTVNMFETVFNEVTWDIHGSSPFSAIESYQNEIGPNFDTAYTALLTDLYERGMLENTMILAFGEFGRTPKINPAGGRDHHPACWTVLFAGGPIQGGNVVGASDEIGHSPKDRPVSTAEIAATVYHGLGIDLDTELPGPQGRPLRVVDHGVEPIHPLF
- a CDS encoding class I SAM-dependent methyltransferase; its protein translation is MPSSHDRAVASAFDAQADQFERAPVQTDPAALARLLEVADLEPESLVLDVGCGPGLVAEALLEAGHSVVGIDLSTEMIARARRRCERFGDRVVFLVGSLQDPQPAEFAPFDACLSRYVLHHIHDPMLFVARQAALLRSGGVLVLSDQTTDPSPESRSWHQGVERLRDHSHTSHATPGELADLLTVSGMESVHMQEETFVLDFDEWFDRGSPQREKAFVRHVVLSGPPTHGFRPQEQTDGRIRIECWRATARGVKSGR